One genomic window of Psychrobacillus sp. INOP01 includes the following:
- a CDS encoding amino acid ABC transporter permease: MYIYDWSVIPRNMDVFIEGALKTLEISAIAILIAIPIGILFGLGRISKNKIIYSISSAYIEIMRGVPLLVLLLWIFFVLGQFVRLGSYWSAIIGLALFSAAFIAEIVRSGIQGVPKGQMEAARSLGMSHTKAMTHIILPQAFRRVLPPLASQFIMLIKDSSLVSIIAATDLTLNAKNLVATSFASIEIYTFVALIYFIMTFSLSLIIRYFEKRLLKSEA; the protein is encoded by the coding sequence ATGTACATCTACGACTGGAGTGTCATACCAAGAAACATGGACGTCTTCATCGAAGGAGCACTTAAAACACTAGAAATATCGGCAATCGCAATTCTTATAGCGATTCCAATTGGTATCCTCTTTGGACTTGGACGTATATCCAAAAACAAAATTATTTATAGCATTTCATCTGCTTATATAGAAATAATGCGTGGCGTACCACTTCTAGTTCTTTTATTATGGATATTCTTTGTACTTGGACAATTTGTTAGGTTAGGTTCTTATTGGAGTGCCATTATTGGGCTTGCCTTATTCTCCGCTGCATTTATCGCAGAAATTGTTCGCTCTGGAATACAAGGAGTACCAAAAGGGCAGATGGAAGCAGCACGCTCACTAGGTATGTCTCATACAAAAGCGATGACACATATCATTTTACCGCAAGCGTTTAGAAGAGTATTACCACCGCTTGCATCACAATTTATTATGCTGATAAAAGATTCGTCACTCGTTTCGATTATAGCTGCAACCGACTTAACATTGAATGCTAAAAACCTAGTGGCAACATCGTTTGCTTCCATAGAAATATATACATTCGTTGCACTAATCTATTTCATCATGACATTCAGCCTATCACTAATCATTCGATACTTTGAAAAACGATTACTGAAAAGCGAAGCATAA
- a CDS encoding amino acid ABC transporter ATP-binding protein: MITIKNVNKSFGAHHVLTDVSLEVPKSNVVALIGPSGAGKSTLIRTINALEPIDTGEIVVDGISIHDKNTDINEARTNIGFVFQSFNLFPFLTALENVTMAPMKVKGLSKEEAEKRGKELLTSLGLADKFGAYPNRLSGGQQQRVAIARALAMDPQVMLFDEPTSALDPEMVTEVLDAIRKLAKDGMTMVVVTHEMGFAKEICDEIVFMAEGKIVERAAPSKFFTNPDTQRAQDFLSKVLNH; the protein is encoded by the coding sequence ATGATCACTATTAAAAATGTCAATAAAAGCTTCGGTGCCCACCACGTCTTAACCGACGTTTCGCTCGAAGTACCTAAATCGAATGTTGTCGCACTGATTGGACCAAGTGGAGCAGGGAAATCCACCCTCATCCGCACCATCAATGCATTAGAACCGATAGACACTGGCGAAATAGTAGTGGATGGCATCTCCATCCACGACAAAAATACGGACATCAATGAAGCCCGCACTAACATCGGCTTCGTATTCCAAAGCTTCAACCTATTTCCGTTCCTAACCGCTTTAGAAAACGTAACAATGGCACCAATGAAAGTAAAAGGACTAAGCAAAGAAGAGGCTGAAAAAAGAGGAAAAGAACTACTAACTTCCCTTGGCCTTGCAGACAAATTCGGTGCCTATCCAAACAGACTTTCCGGTGGCCAACAGCAACGTGTAGCCATCGCACGAGCATTAGCAATGGATCCACAAGTCATGCTATTTGACGAACCAACATCCGCACTCGACCCAGAAATGGTAACCGAAGTGCTCGATGCAATTCGAAAATTAGCAAAAGACGGCATGACCATGGTCGTCGTAACACACGAAATGGGCTTCGCCAAAGAAATTTGCGACGAAATCGTCTTCATGGCAGAAGGTAAAATAGTCGAGCGCGCCGCTCCATCCAAATTCTTTACCAACCCAGACACCCAGCGTGCCCAAGACTTCCTATCCAAAGTACTAAACCACTAG
- a CDS encoding S-layer homology domain-containing protein, with the protein MSKYQKMFKVALATALSTSVLVAAASPNAAQAEEVKVPTFSDVKNTPTNHLYEPVTDLASRGIITGYEDGTFKPYQSINRMHAAKIMALALDLDLDIDKVKDPGFTDIDKDHPYYVHIAALVEAGVIKGYKDNTFGPNNTLTRAQMSKMITLGFDFDQQTLAENPFTDITKDQEFAGYVQTLYSNEITTGTTATTFSPYSNVTRGQMASFIFRSEKEIGNIAAEDFGQLTKTTFTAGAGLTEGKNASDVASLTVEWFDQAGAVLGKGTLNKKFATDFPTANQLSMPFDANFNYVTDGYWTVAGNFTGEPTKVKFTVTFKNGDVETAENTRDLSGNIVVQDFGLVSGDRYSAGAGLTEFKTVSDIDTLKVKWFDLAGNVIGEGTLTDKLAKEYPMATEISMPFDANFAYIGDGYWNVVGKFTGEPAKVEFSVKYKNGKEVTVENTRTVSGNIEAQDFSKTSETSYSAGAALTENKKVSDIETLTAEWFDKDGKALAKGTMTEKFVTDYPTATQISMPFDPAFNYVTDGFWKTEGEFTGEPTKVTFSVKYKNGKEATVDNNLVK; encoded by the coding sequence ATGAGCAAGTATCAAAAAATGTTCAAAGTTGCATTAGCAACTGCACTATCTACTAGCGTACTAGTAGCAGCAGCGTCACCAAACGCAGCACAAGCTGAAGAAGTGAAAGTACCAACTTTTTCGGATGTAAAAAATACACCGACAAACCATCTTTACGAACCAGTTACTGATTTAGCTTCTCGCGGTATCATCACTGGGTACGAAGATGGGACATTCAAGCCGTACCAAAGCATTAATCGTATGCACGCTGCTAAAATCATGGCTTTGGCACTTGATCTAGACCTAGATATTGACAAGGTTAAAGATCCTGGTTTTACAGACATCGATAAGGATCACCCATACTATGTCCACATCGCAGCACTTGTGGAAGCAGGGGTTATCAAAGGATATAAAGACAACACTTTTGGTCCAAACAACACGCTTACAAGAGCACAAATGTCTAAAATGATTACTTTGGGATTTGATTTTGATCAACAGACTCTAGCAGAAAATCCATTTACTGATATAACAAAAGATCAAGAGTTTGCAGGATATGTTCAAACACTTTATTCAAACGAAATCACAACTGGTACTACTGCAACAACATTTAGCCCATATTCAAACGTAACACGTGGACAAATGGCTTCGTTCATCTTCAGAAGTGAAAAAGAAATTGGTAATATTGCGGCTGAAGACTTTGGACAACTTACTAAAACTACTTTCACAGCTGGTGCAGGCCTAACGGAGGGGAAAAATGCTAGTGACGTAGCATCATTAACTGTAGAATGGTTTGACCAAGCAGGAGCTGTACTTGGTAAAGGAACATTGAACAAGAAATTTGCAACTGATTTCCCAACAGCTAACCAACTTTCTATGCCATTTGATGCTAACTTTAACTATGTAACGGATGGTTACTGGACAGTAGCAGGTAATTTCACTGGAGAACCAACTAAAGTGAAATTCACTGTAACATTTAAAAATGGTGATGTAGAAACAGCTGAAAATACAAGAGATTTATCTGGTAACATCGTTGTTCAAGATTTCGGTTTAGTTAGTGGAGACAGATATTCCGCTGGAGCAGGACTAACTGAATTCAAAACAGTAAGTGATATCGACACACTAAAAGTTAAATGGTTTGACTTAGCTGGTAATGTTATAGGTGAGGGAACTTTGACAGATAAACTTGCTAAAGAGTACCCAATGGCAACTGAAATTTCAATGCCATTCGATGCTAACTTTGCTTATATTGGTGACGGATACTGGAATGTAGTAGGTAAATTCACTGGAGAACCTGCTAAAGTAGAATTCTCGGTTAAATACAAAAACGGGAAAGAAGTTACTGTAGAAAATACTAGAACAGTTTCTGGTAACATTGAAGCACAAGATTTCTCTAAAACTTCTGAAACAAGCTATTCAGCTGGTGCAGCTTTAACTGAAAACAAAAAAGTTAGCGACATTGAAACTCTAACTGCTGAGTGGTTCGATAAAGACGGAAAAGCTTTAGCAAAAGGTACAATGACAGAAAAATTTGTAACTGACTACCCAACAGCAACACAAATTTCAATGCCATTCGACCCAGCATTTAACTACGTAACAGACGGTTTCTGGAAAACAGAAGGTGAATTCACTGGCGAACCAACAAAAGTGACATTCTCTGTTAAATACAAAAACGGTAAAGAAGCAACTGTAGACAACAACTTAGTAAAATAA
- a CDS encoding nuclease-related domain-containing protein, which translates to MLFPQHQLLIIPDLHTRLHSKRHIQIDTLILTKSYMLIIEIKNITGTLRFKKDPNQLVRIIDNIEEKSYACPLTQLDRNCDGIKTLFPSIELPIIQALVFPSQNTIIEDAPKNHHIFFAKQIPLFIQKLNTQPPILTNHQFNRIAKQLTKMNNNFTPDSLCNRMNINPEILKKGVLCKNCNSKLHRKSLQTWHCKTCLTTERNPIPSNIEDLFLLIKQDLSVKDCMHYLEINSRYTIYNSLKKMNVGKSGYKKTTKYNILH; encoded by the coding sequence GTGCTATTTCCGCAACACCAACTACTCATCATCCCAGATTTACACACCCGATTACACTCCAAACGACACATCCAAATAGACACACTAATACTCACCAAATCCTACATGTTAATAATCGAAATAAAAAACATCACGGGTACCCTACGATTTAAAAAAGATCCAAACCAACTAGTCCGAATAATAGACAACATAGAAGAAAAATCATATGCTTGTCCACTAACCCAACTAGACCGAAACTGCGATGGTATTAAAACACTATTTCCAAGCATCGAACTGCCCATTATACAAGCACTTGTGTTTCCATCCCAAAACACAATCATCGAAGATGCACCAAAAAACCACCATATTTTCTTCGCTAAACAAATACCGTTATTCATCCAAAAACTAAACACTCAACCACCAATACTGACCAACCATCAGTTTAACCGAATAGCCAAACAACTCACGAAGATGAACAATAACTTCACACCTGATTCACTTTGCAATCGTATGAATATAAATCCTGAAATTCTCAAAAAGGGAGTCCTTTGCAAAAACTGCAATTCCAAACTCCATAGAAAATCACTCCAAACCTGGCACTGCAAAACGTGCTTAACAACGGAGAGAAATCCCATACCATCAAACATAGAAGACCTTTTTTTATTAATAAAACAAGACCTTTCAGTGAAAGATTGCATGCATTATTTAGAAATAAATTCAAGATACACTATTTACAACAGCCTCAAGAAAATGAATGTAGGAAAAAGTGGATACAAAAAAACCACCAAATACAATATACTGCACTAA
- a CDS encoding nucleotide sugar dehydrogenase translates to MQKKICVVGLGYIGLPTAVTFANHGVRVHGVDVNEKAVEMIQNKQLHIEEDGLQERLDKAIDEKLLTVSTKPEEADVFIIAVPSPINRDKTANLEYVRQATASVVPYLKEGNLVVLESTVPPKTVENIMLPELIKSGLKIGVELFVSHSPERVIPGRIFEELTNNDRIVGGINDESAQMTKELYETFVKGTIHITDATTAELVKVMENTYRDVNIAFANELAKIAETLDVNIWEAIKFANFHPRVNIHYPGPGVGGHCIAVDPWFLVELSSEAKIIELARNTNDGMPGYTAKKTKQILQEVANKTTGKVAVLGLAFKGNVDDMRESPSTDVIQELQDLGLEVVSYDPHIKTNTHPTQTQSLDEATAGADVVLVLTDHNEFKALQPASIRENVETAVVLDTKNCLLRQTWEQAGFAFYTLGDAKNKSQSQLEHQNQ, encoded by the coding sequence ATGCAAAAAAAAATATGTGTGGTCGGCTTAGGTTATATCGGACTTCCAACCGCAGTAACATTCGCTAACCACGGAGTCCGCGTACATGGCGTAGACGTAAATGAAAAAGCAGTAGAAATGATCCAAAACAAACAACTTCATATAGAAGAAGACGGCCTACAAGAGCGTTTAGATAAAGCGATAGATGAAAAACTACTAACAGTTTCCACTAAACCGGAAGAAGCGGACGTATTCATCATTGCCGTACCTTCTCCGATTAACCGTGATAAAACAGCAAACTTAGAATATGTACGTCAAGCAACAGCATCAGTTGTTCCTTATTTAAAAGAAGGAAACCTTGTTGTTCTAGAATCTACCGTGCCACCAAAAACGGTTGAAAACATTATGCTACCGGAACTTATAAAATCAGGTCTGAAAATTGGTGTAGAGCTATTCGTATCCCATTCACCAGAGCGCGTTATTCCTGGTCGTATCTTCGAGGAACTGACGAACAATGACCGTATTGTTGGTGGGATAAATGATGAATCTGCCCAAATGACGAAAGAGCTTTATGAAACGTTCGTAAAAGGGACAATCCATATTACAGACGCTACAACAGCAGAACTAGTAAAAGTAATGGAAAACACATACCGTGACGTGAATATTGCATTTGCAAACGAACTAGCAAAAATTGCAGAAACGCTAGATGTGAACATTTGGGAAGCTATTAAATTTGCAAACTTCCACCCGCGTGTGAATATCCATTATCCAGGTCCTGGAGTAGGGGGGCACTGTATCGCAGTAGACCCGTGGTTCCTAGTTGAACTTAGCTCGGAAGCAAAAATCATCGAGCTTGCTCGTAACACGAATGATGGCATGCCAGGATATACGGCGAAAAAGACAAAACAAATCCTACAAGAAGTAGCCAACAAAACAACTGGTAAAGTTGCTGTACTTGGATTAGCCTTCAAAGGGAACGTAGATGATATGCGTGAAAGTCCTTCAACAGACGTAATTCAAGAATTGCAAGACCTAGGATTAGAAGTAGTGTCATACGATCCGCATATTAAAACAAATACGCATCCAACACAAACACAATCACTAGATGAAGCAACTGCTGGAGCAGATGTTGTACTTGTACTGACAGACCATAACGAATTCAAAGCATTACAGCCAGCTTCTATCCGTGAAAACGTAGAAACTGCAGTAGTACTAGATACGAAAAACTGCCTACTTCGTCAAACGTGGGAACAAGCGGGGTTTGCTTTTTACACGCTTGGTGATGCGAAAAATAAAAGCCAAAGTCAATTGGAGCATCAGAACCAATGA
- a CDS encoding WecB/TagA/CpsF family glycosyltransferase, with protein MKEMILGVKVDTDNYDELIKKLFKRIDSKEKSLVVAINPEKLMKAKEDQSLKDLLNRAEFQIPDGIGVILASKLNKGNIKSRVTGIDMMDRIVREAARTGKSIFLYGAKPGVAESAAEALKFTYASLQIAGTQDGYEKDNEKVIQKINDAKPDILFVAMGSPRQEEWIEANRDKLYPSLYQGVGGSFDVLAGNVKRAPGFFQKTGLEWFYRLAKEPSRLKRQLVLPKFLIETLKK; from the coding sequence ATGAAGGAAATGATACTTGGTGTAAAAGTCGACACCGATAATTACGATGAACTCATAAAAAAACTGTTCAAACGTATCGACAGTAAAGAAAAATCACTCGTAGTTGCGATAAACCCTGAAAAGCTTATGAAGGCAAAAGAAGATCAATCCTTAAAAGACCTCCTAAACCGTGCGGAATTTCAAATTCCAGACGGGATAGGAGTCATCCTTGCTTCGAAGCTTAACAAAGGAAATATCAAATCTCGTGTTACGGGTATAGATATGATGGATCGTATCGTAAGAGAAGCAGCAAGAACTGGGAAGTCCATATTTTTATACGGAGCAAAGCCGGGTGTAGCGGAAAGCGCAGCCGAAGCACTTAAATTTACATATGCTTCGCTTCAAATTGCTGGTACACAGGATGGCTACGAAAAAGATAACGAAAAAGTCATTCAAAAGATAAACGACGCAAAACCAGATATTCTATTCGTTGCAATGGGATCACCTCGCCAGGAAGAATGGATCGAAGCAAATCGGGACAAACTTTATCCATCCCTTTACCAAGGTGTGGGTGGTTCATTTGACGTATTAGCTGGGAATGTAAAACGTGCACCAGGGTTTTTCCAAAAGACAGGGCTTGAGTGGTTTTATCGTCTTGCAAAAGAACCAAGCCGCTTAAAAAGACAGCTAGTCCTACCAAAGTTCTTAATAGAAACTTTAAAAAAGTAA
- a CDS encoding accessory Sec system S-layer assembly protein: MIPFFKRTSKKQQKESAIASKDLMDNASEATEEEIHTKLYFYGGKPKQVEDQYYFQFLLNELQPLKRNQLSLAPIELKIDGETVHAQFFFRQSLAKEINMGITPLVLFGEDGKLVARIDADLSELGTIPAESAMPWIVTFEKEHLVVPADQILKENWSIAFEQKLPHRLDLDENWEKSLATANKDQLRKIVEDLTPPKKNEVNFMGLQQSLQEDGSLSVTVLIRSGHEKDITISQLPLEVMDTTKETVAKGAFTLPPLTVQANTSKPWTFVFPKEMVLKDQPDFTSWSVKVIEHN, translated from the coding sequence ATGATCCCTTTTTTCAAACGTACTTCTAAGAAACAACAGAAAGAGTCTGCCATCGCTTCGAAAGACTTAATGGATAATGCATCTGAAGCGACGGAAGAAGAAATTCATACGAAACTATACTTCTACGGTGGAAAACCGAAGCAAGTAGAAGATCAATATTATTTTCAATTCCTGCTAAATGAATTACAGCCCTTAAAGCGAAATCAGCTTTCCCTTGCACCGATTGAGTTGAAGATTGACGGAGAAACTGTACATGCACAGTTTTTCTTCCGTCAATCATTAGCAAAAGAAATTAACATGGGTATTACCCCACTGGTTTTGTTTGGTGAGGATGGAAAATTAGTTGCTCGTATAGATGCAGATTTAAGTGAGCTAGGAACAATTCCTGCTGAGAGTGCTATGCCTTGGATTGTTACTTTTGAAAAAGAGCATTTAGTTGTTCCGGCTGACCAAATCTTGAAGGAAAACTGGTCCATTGCATTTGAGCAAAAGCTTCCACACCGTTTAGACTTAGACGAAAATTGGGAGAAGTCCTTAGCTACTGCGAATAAGGATCAATTAAGAAAAATTGTAGAGGATTTAACCCCACCAAAGAAAAATGAAGTCAATTTCATGGGCTTGCAGCAAAGCTTGCAAGAGGATGGAAGTTTGAGCGTAACTGTATTAATAAGAAGTGGTCATGAAAAGGATATTACTATTAGTCAGCTCCCCCTTGAGGTCATGGATACAACAAAAGAAACTGTGGCAAAGGGTGCATTTACTCTTCCCCCACTTACTGTTCAAGCTAATACAAGTAAGCCGTGGACATTCGTCTTCCCAAAAGAAATGGTGCTAAAAGACCAGCCCGATTTCACTAGCTGGTCCGTAAAAGTAATCGAGCACAATTGA
- the secA2 gene encoding accessory Sec system translocase SecA2 — MARIWKKIFPSVDDKKLTLYKKELLEIDKWDETLRSLSDMELAHKTTEFKDRLVQGEKLQAIRPEAFAVVREAAHRVLGMRHFDVQLIGGMVLSDGNIAEMPTGEGKTLVASLPSYYRALEGKGVHVITVNEYLAKRDQEQIGQIHEFLGLTVGITLPMMEPSQKAAAYAADITYGIGSEFGFDFLRDNMAYNATSRVQRPYHFALVDEVDSVLIDEAKTPLIIAGKTDVHDQLSTLCAKLVKSFKQEKHFLFDLETKTVSYTEEGIEQIERFFSIDNLYDLAHQTLYHYMIQALRARMMFARDVDYIVKEGKVLLVDMFTGRPMEGRSLSNGLHQAIEAKEGLIITEENKTQASITIQNYFRMYPFLSGMTGTAKTEEKEFQELYAMNVMQIPTNRPIIRKDLPNRIYAKIEDKYKAVASKVNELHATGQPVLIGTTSIIQSEEVSSYLKQVGITHEVLNAKSIDQEISLISLAGQKGMVTVATNMAGRGTDISLGEGVAELGGLYVIGTELHESRRIDNQLKGRSGRQGDPGTSEFFISLEDEMFKRFAGEELEKLVANVKAGKDGLIENKKAMEFVTRTQRICEGASYSVREYNLKLDNVLNVQRKTIYELRDQLIFGENIEETFVTFIKEFPEHELNFFFDEEISHTDEEFEALRQVFLDKMPGIDLPAWDTSLTIEAAKKQVNAQVSLYKDTVLELLSHATEKEQLRMYLIGTVDQHWLTHMDSMDKLKEGIGMRSYSQEDPMRQYEREGLELFTRMIHGIGKGVATEISNLIREHGVTLQNGGEVE; from the coding sequence ATGGCTCGCATATGGAAAAAGATTTTCCCCTCAGTAGATGATAAAAAGCTAACTTTATATAAGAAGGAATTACTAGAGATAGATAAATGGGACGAAACATTACGTAGTCTTTCAGATATGGAGTTAGCACACAAAACCACTGAATTTAAAGACAGACTAGTACAAGGTGAAAAACTACAAGCTATTCGCCCTGAAGCTTTTGCCGTTGTTCGTGAAGCAGCCCACCGAGTTCTTGGTATGCGTCACTTTGACGTTCAGCTTATCGGAGGCATGGTCCTTTCTGATGGAAATATTGCTGAAATGCCTACTGGTGAGGGAAAGACATTAGTTGCCTCCCTTCCCTCCTATTACCGCGCATTAGAAGGTAAAGGTGTACACGTCATCACAGTAAATGAATATTTAGCAAAACGTGACCAGGAACAAATAGGTCAGATCCACGAGTTTTTAGGATTAACGGTCGGCATCACGCTGCCTATGATGGAGCCTTCTCAAAAGGCTGCCGCTTATGCTGCTGATATTACATATGGAATAGGCTCTGAATTTGGTTTCGATTTCCTTCGAGATAATATGGCATACAACGCAACCTCTCGTGTACAGCGTCCGTATCATTTTGCTTTAGTAGATGAAGTGGATAGTGTATTAATCGATGAAGCGAAGACACCCCTTATAATCGCTGGGAAAACGGACGTGCATGATCAGCTCAGCACACTATGCGCTAAGCTAGTGAAATCATTTAAGCAAGAGAAGCATTTCCTTTTTGACTTAGAAACGAAAACAGTAAGTTACACAGAAGAAGGGATCGAACAGATTGAACGCTTCTTCTCTATTGATAATTTATATGATTTAGCCCATCAAACGCTTTATCATTATATGATTCAAGCATTGCGTGCACGCATGATGTTCGCCCGTGATGTAGATTATATTGTTAAAGAGGGCAAAGTATTACTAGTAGATATGTTCACAGGCCGTCCAATGGAAGGGCGCAGTCTTTCTAATGGGCTTCACCAAGCGATTGAAGCTAAAGAAGGATTAATCATTACGGAAGAAAACAAAACACAGGCTTCAATTACAATACAAAACTATTTCCGTATGTATCCATTCCTTTCGGGGATGACCGGTACGGCGAAGACAGAAGAAAAAGAGTTCCAAGAATTGTATGCAATGAACGTTATGCAAATACCAACAAATCGACCAATCATTCGAAAAGATTTACCAAACCGTATATACGCGAAAATAGAGGACAAATATAAAGCGGTTGCTTCGAAAGTAAACGAACTCCATGCTACTGGGCAGCCAGTATTAATAGGAACAACTTCTATTATTCAATCGGAAGAGGTTTCGAGCTATTTGAAGCAGGTGGGCATTACGCATGAAGTATTAAATGCGAAAAGTATTGATCAGGAGATTTCGCTTATTTCATTGGCTGGACAAAAAGGTATGGTCACTGTTGCAACGAATATGGCAGGTCGTGGGACGGATATCTCCCTTGGTGAAGGTGTAGCAGAGCTTGGTGGACTTTATGTTATCGGAACAGAGCTACATGAGTCTCGTCGTATTGACAATCAGCTGAAGGGTCGCTCTGGTCGTCAAGGGGATCCAGGTACATCCGAGTTTTTCATCTCGCTGGAGGATGAAATGTTCAAACGTTTTGCTGGAGAAGAGTTAGAAAAACTTGTAGCCAATGTGAAAGCCGGTAAGGACGGTCTTATCGAGAACAAAAAGGCAATGGAATTTGTTACAAGAACGCAGCGAATTTGTGAAGGTGCTAGCTATAGTGTGCGGGAATATAATTTGAAGCTAGACAATGTACTAAATGTTCAGCGTAAAACTATTTATGAGCTTCGTGATCAGTTGATCTTTGGAGAAAATATAGAAGAAACCTTTGTTACTTTTATAAAGGAGTTCCCTGAACATGAGCTTAACTTCTTTTTTGACGAGGAGATTTCTCATACAGACGAAGAGTTTGAAGCACTTCGCCAAGTTTTCTTAGATAAGATGCCGGGTATAGATCTTCCTGCTTGGGATACAAGTTTAACTATTGAAGCAGCGAAAAAACAGGTGAATGCTCAGGTTAGTCTGTATAAAGACACAGTGCTCGAGCTATTAAGCCATGCTACTGAAAAGGAACAGCTTCGGATGTATTTAATCGGTACAGTGGATCAGCATTGGTTAACTCATATGGATTCGATGGACAAGTTAAAAGAAGGTATCGGTATGCGTAGCTATTCCCAGGAGGATCCGATGAGACAATATGAACGAGAAGGTTTAGAATTATTTACTCGTATGATTCACGGCATCGGTAAAGGAGTCGCAACAGAGATTTCTAATTTGATACGTGAGCATGGCGTTACTTTACAAAATGGAGGAGAAGTAGAATGA